The region GCCCCCCGCTCCATACTGATGCAAGTCCCACTCCTCCAGGCAAAGGATTGCTCTACGCCAACCAATGCCGCGATACACCCGGCGATGAGGTACATACACGGCCCAcgtttcccttcttcctgttctcttccttgacaaCATCAAACTAATAGCAATACGCACCCATCAGTGCTGCCTCAACCGCAGTTGCGACACAAAACGCGGGAGTGGATGGTGCAGGAACACCGATAACCAGACATGCGCCGGCGAGTGGTTTGTTGGGACTTCGGTATGTATACTATACTTCCAATCCCTGCAATGATAATACAAGCCTCTACATATAACTACTACTCACATACCCATTTGACACCTCTACTCCCCTCCGCAATCATCCACTGACGCAGTAGTTCGCTACTACCACGTGCTTTATGGCGAATATACCTAACTAACCCTCCCAATAAAAGGGCGACTACCCCTGCCCAGGCCCAAGCTACGTCGTCTGCTGCATAGAGTGGGATAAACTCGTTAACTCAACATCACCCACGAATTCACCTACGAGTAGTTCGACGCAGACatccacatcaacatcagaaGTACCGACTGACACGGCCTCGTCCACGCCTGTCGGTGGTagtggcggcggtggcggacTCTCAGCATCCCAGAAGGGTGGGATAGCAGGCGGGATCGTGGGAGCCGTCGCGGTGACGAGTATAATCTTCCTGGTGTTTTTCTTCTTACGGAGacggaagacgaagagggcggcggcggcggcggcggcggcgcaggaAGCGGAGGCTGCCAAGCgagagggtggtgagggacaaggaggggaggaggttgagaggactgcaacgacgacgactggTCCTGAGAGTCCTGGCGGAGAGGCGGCGATGCTGGCGTCGAGGGAGAAGCTTGAACTAGATGCCTCGGGGCGCGCACTGCATGAGATGGAGACGccgacgacagcgacgacggcgaactTGGATGAGAAGGCTAAAATACTGGCGGCTGAGATGCAGCAGGTTAAAGCGACTAGGTTGGCGGAGTTGCCTGGGTCGTTGGCGGTTGCGGAGATGCCTGTCCCTGAGGAGAATGAGCCAGACAAACGTGACGGGGACCCAGGGGTGAGACGGGACTAAGTGGGTGGTGGGTGTTTCTTGCTGCTTGGctttgtttttctctctcttatATACCCTAATGAAATGACGAACGAGCTTGGCTTCTAATGTTTAATATTGATATGGTATGGTTGATATATTGATGACCTCCCGACGCTGGCGCTGAACAGTACTCCAAATGATATAAAAATATGTACAATCTCACTCACATCACCCTCGTAACAAGCGTTGCGCAACCACAGGCTGGCTCTGCGGCTTTTAGACAATAAAGTAAGTATGATATGATACGCCACCCTCCCTCCAAGTCAAGTCATGGCGGCCTTTCCAGCCACGACCATTTCTATCATGTATGCAGGTATCTCGACAGTCTCGAGTTCCAACCGGGGAACTCTCGGATAAGATCAAAGAAATCATGCTGACCAACAACAAGTCACGGTCACAgtcacggtcacggtcaCAGTCACGGCCATGGAAACCGTGGTGTCTCTCTCGTCCCCTCAAAGTTTATATCTGGTTATGCTTCCACATACGTCATTGCTTCCCCTCGGGAGCTTGCTCCGTCTCTGAGGGAGCTGTTGTGTTTGTTTCCTTTTCGTTACCGCTGGGAGCATCCCTCATCAAGGCATCATGCAGTGCGGACTCCCCGTTAGCTGCCGAATGGGTAGTCGGCGTCATCTCCTGCTGGGAGGAGTCCGTTGAGTCTGGGCTCGGGTAGTCTTCCCCATAttcagcttcggcttcgccATTTAACGAGGTTAGGCCGCCCTCAATGTCGCGGACTAGACGGACAAACTCCTCTGGGACCAATCCACTCTCCCCGGTTCGAGGATCCTCCGCGACCAACCATCCTTGGCCATGGCGGTAGGAAACAAAGATAACTTGGCCCTCAGCTAGTGGGAGCTCGTTCTCGTGCTCTCGCGTGAAGTCGAAGAGCGCAACCGCCTTTCCATGCATCTCTTCGTCCGGGCATCCAACTGAGAACTGAAACTCGCGCGAGTAGCGATGAGTCCCTTCAGAGTCGAGCCCTGGCTGTCGGCCATATCCAGGATCATTATATGAGCCAATGTAGGTAAATCGGCTCTCATTCGGAGGGTAAGTGACAAGGTCGCCTCCTGGaccatcgtcgtcggcatcttcatcattgACGTAGTAGGTCTCACTCCCATCCGCGTTCATGCTGACCAAGGTTCCGCGCTCATTATCCCCAGTCACACTCAAATGGCGGGAGTAAGTGTTCCCACCGGAGAGTCTATCCGCTCCACCGTTCACGTCCGTCCCGGTCGACTTGTTCTTGCGATGACGGGGCGCAGAAAAGACAGGACTGTGTAggtcttcgtcttcgctaTACGGCGGCCCATCGCCAAAGGACATGGctggaagctgctggtgtCCATGGCCGGAGTCGGTACCCCATGGTTGTGTTGACCATTGGCCACGTGAGCTATCCCACGACGCTGGGGGGTCAGATAACCGCCGGTGTTCGCTTACTGGACTCGAGAGCCCAGATGCAGAAAGCGGGAGCGGGCCGTAGTGGAAAGGGTGAATGGTAGGATATGCGAAATCCCGGACCAAAGCGTAGGGCAAGCTGGAATGGAATATAGGGAAAACATGTGACCCAGGGCGCGACCGATTTTGAGAAGCTACGGAAAGGTTAGAAAATGTGGAGAGGCGGTCCTTTCCGTACGAGGAGGATCGCTGGCGAGTCGACAATCTGACAGGTGTGTCGGTGACAAGGGGAGGCAAAACCGTGAGGTTAGGAGACGAAACAGCTTGCtgtgaaggaggaggggaggttgTAGTAGTCATAGTGGCAGTCATCGGGTTCGCGGGAggcaagaaaagaaaaggcaaaaaacCGTGGCAAAAGCCTGATGATTGCGCGTCACGGAGAAAGCGAAAGGGAATATCAACTCAGGGCGACGATGGTGGTTGGGGGTTCACCCTAGATTCGCATCGCGATCGCCAGCCCACACCCTCTGCAATATTCCGTATACTGGTTCGCAGAGTGAAACAGCAGAATTCCACAAGTATGTATGACCAGAATGAGCGTCTTCCGACTCAAGGGTTCGAGTGGTTGTGGGACGGCGATGATGCTCTAGGGACCTGCGATTCGGCTAGGAGGGGCACCTGGCGGACTCCTTGCGTGTAGTAAAGGCACGACCCGACGCTTGGTATTTATTGGAGGCGGGACAAATCACAGATATCGAAACCGGAAATTAAGCAATAAATATGAAGGTGAAGCgagacgacgccgaagagaTAGAACAAGATGCCCCAATGGGTCACCGTTGCAGAAGGGCGACGGTGAACTGCCTTATCCAAAAGCAAAACCAATATTGTAAGGAACAACGAGGCAGTTCCTCTGGGCGGGTAACTGAAGCAGTTCGAGTTCGCAGACGCTTGTTCCAGATGCGGAAGGCCAATGATAGTGGTGGGTTTGCTTCGCTGCAACGTGATGTTTCGGATTGGTGTTTCTTCCGCGCTCGAGAGTCCGAATCGTCAAGGGCAAGTCTAGGTGCTAAATATAGCGCAGCTACGCGCCGGTAGATGTTAGAAACACTGATAACCAACTCAAGCGATGCGAGGCTCggcggagaagggggaggaaaggtgagggaggagagaggggggTAAAAGGCACAACGAGTGGGAAACGAGGGGATGGGCGTCTAATTGCACACAGGAGCTGTATCCTGCGTCCAattgccagcgccagcagaGCCGTCGAAGAAGTGGCGAAGGTACTTACTTAATAAGGCTAacggcgaagaagacagGTATTCAGCGGCAATGATGCCCTTGCCGTGCTTTGGAAATCACTTTGGCCCTGTCCTCGACCTCGTTCTCAACAGTGCAGAGGACGAAACGAAGCGTTCAAGGGACCAGCGAGTGACGAGGCGCAGTCGGGGATTGCAGTGGAGTTCGCCGTCACTCGAAGTCGTTCGCTTGTCTCTTCCTGCCCTGCAGCAACTGCGATGTTTCAACCCAGAGCGCTTAGACGGATAAAAACATGCCACAATCCAAGAGAAGAATAGTCAGCTATAATAATGAGATTATCCAAGTCAAAGAGCACAGCACAGCAAAGCAAAGTGTGACCGATCTCCGATCTCGCTACTTCATTCACTCGACGGTCCTCCGCACGTGATTGTTTCAGATCTACTCCGTAAATGCCTGGTTAATAAGGTAGTATTAGCAATTGGTGCCTTAGTATTTCCTAATCGGGCCCACTCGGATCTATATGCCTCGGTGTTCCGATATTTTCGTTACAAATTCACATCGCATCT is a window of Aspergillus puulaauensis MK2 DNA, chromosome 4, nearly complete sequence DNA encoding:
- the NBP2 gene encoding adaptor protein NBP2 (COG:T;~EggNog:ENOG410PKCU;~InterPro:IPR001452,IPR036028;~PFAM:PF07653,PF00018,PF14604;~go_function: GO:0005515 - protein binding [Evidence IEA]); amino-acid sequence: MTATMTTTTSPPPSQQAVSSPNLTVLPPLVTDTPVRLSTRQRSSSYGKDRLSTFSNLSVASQNRSRPGSHVFPIFHSSLPYALVRDFAYPTIHPFHYGPLPLSASGLSSPVSEHRRLSDPPASWDSSRGQWSTQPWGTDSGHGHQQLPAMSFGDGPPYSEDEDLHSPVFSAPRHRKNKSTGTDVNGGADRLSGGNTYSRHLSVTGDNERGTLVSMNADGSETYYVNDEDADDDGPGGDLVTYPPNESRFTYIGSYNDPGYGRQPGLDSEGTHRYSREFQFSVGCPDEEMHGKAVALFDFTREHENELPLAEGQVIFVSYRHGQGWLVAEDPRTGESGLVPEEFVRLVRDIEGGLTSLNGEAEAEYGEDYPSPDSTDSSQQEMTPTTHSAANGESALHDALMRDAPSGNEKETNTTAPSETEQAPEGKQ
- a CDS encoding uncharacterized protein (COG:S;~EggNog:ENOG410PZI2;~TransMembrane:1 (o160-181i)); the encoded protein is MRLFNPIDSFDEPFAINRRQSSDCGGGGVGAGECRAGSSCKGLLYANQCRDTPGDECCLNRSCDTKRGSGWCRNTDNQTCAGEWFVGTSGDYPCPGPSYVVCCIEWDKLVNSTSPTNSPTSSSTQTSTSTSEVPTDTASSTPVGGSGGGGGLSASQKGGIAGGIVGAVAVTSIIFLVFFFLRRRKTKRAAAAAAAAQEAEAAKREGGEGQGGEEVERTATTTTGPESPGGEAAMLASREKLELDASGRALHEMETPTTATTANLDEKAKILAAEMQQVKATRLAELPGSLAVAEMPVPEENEPDKRDGDPGVRRD